A stretch of Pseudolysobacter antarcticus DNA encodes these proteins:
- a CDS encoding sensor histidine kinase — protein MRSMRNRLLLKILAALILGIALSSLGVYFMARREVNELFDQQLRQIVDSLPNGAFNAAGASLSLNEMRDEEFALQIFSSSGELVYSSNPRVSKVQRVVPGFSTVATTHERWRIYAAQQPERFVQVLQPTSVRSAHAAGAAWRVSIPLLLLLPGLALVIWLALRTELGALARLATAVRSRNSASLHAVSDFEFPSEIQPLIDSLNDLLLRLAQSLDLLRAFTADAAHELRTPLTAIRLQSQLAERAGNNDDRRIAFADLHDGLARAAHLIDQLLTLARHEPELSASQLQRVDLHDLVTATVGERSAIAAQKNIDIGLIESPQLFVQGNAAALQILLGNLIDNAIRCSPAAGRINVVLYRIDQRCVIEIVDNGPGIPTEDRERVFHRFYRRPGSAPGGSGLGLAIVRRIADQHAAKIRLDDATIGSGLRVRVIFPEL, from the coding sequence ATGAGATCGATGCGCAATCGACTACTGCTGAAAATTCTCGCAGCGCTGATTCTTGGCATCGCACTGTCGTCGCTCGGTGTGTATTTCATGGCGCGACGCGAGGTCAATGAACTGTTCGATCAGCAACTGCGCCAGATCGTCGATTCGCTGCCGAACGGAGCGTTCAACGCCGCTGGCGCCAGCTTGTCGCTGAACGAAATGCGCGACGAGGAATTTGCCTTGCAGATCTTTTCGTCCAGCGGCGAGCTCGTGTATTCATCGAACCCACGCGTGAGCAAAGTGCAACGTGTCGTACCGGGTTTTTCGACGGTCGCAACCACGCACGAACGCTGGCGCATTTACGCCGCGCAACAGCCCGAAAGATTTGTCCAAGTATTGCAGCCGACCAGCGTGCGTTCGGCGCATGCGGCTGGCGCGGCGTGGCGCGTTTCGATCCCGCTGTTATTGTTGTTGCCCGGGCTCGCGCTGGTGATCTGGTTGGCGTTGCGCACCGAGCTTGGCGCGCTCGCGCGACTCGCAACGGCGGTACGTTCGCGCAACTCGGCATCGTTGCATGCGGTATCCGATTTTGAATTTCCGAGCGAGATCCAGCCGCTGATCGACTCGCTCAACGACCTGCTGCTACGCCTCGCGCAATCGCTGGATCTGCTGCGTGCATTTACGGCCGATGCCGCGCATGAATTGCGCACGCCGCTGACCGCGATCCGGCTGCAATCGCAGCTCGCCGAGCGCGCCGGCAACAACGATGATCGCCGTATCGCATTCGCGGATTTGCACGACGGCCTAGCGCGCGCCGCTCATCTGATCGATCAGTTATTGACCCTGGCACGGCATGAGCCCGAGTTGAGCGCGAGCCAGTTGCAGCGCGTCGATCTGCACGATCTGGTCACAGCCACGGTGGGCGAACGCTCGGCGATTGCCGCGCAAAAAAACATCGACATCGGGCTGATCGAATCGCCGCAATTATTCGTTCAGGGCAATGCCGCCGCGTTGCAGATCCTGCTCGGTAATCTGATCGACAATGCGATTCGCTGCAGCCCTGCTGCGGGGCGTATCAATGTGGTGCTGTATCGGATCGATCAGCGTTGCGTGATCGAGATTGTCGACAACGGCCCAGGCATTCCAACCGAAGATCGCGAACGCGTATTCCACCGTTTTTATCGACGCCCGGGCTCGGCGCCGGGCGGCAGCGGACTCGGCCTGGCGATCGTGCGGCGGATCGCCGATCAGCATGCGGCTAAAATTCGGCTCGACGACGCCACTATCGGTTCGGGCCTGAGAGTGCGTGTCATTTTTCCGGAACTCTGA
- a CDS encoding response regulator transcription factor, with translation MRILLVEDDAMIGRSVQRGLTQDGMTVDWLMHGDAVERALQDHAFDALLLDLGLPGKSGLQIIRETRGHKNPLPILVITAQDAIEDRIAGLDAGADDYLTKPFDLNELAARLRALARRASGRVDPQIEHGSLRLNPASHEVTLREQPVLLSAREFAVLHALLERPGHVLSRAKLEEKLYGWGHGIDSNAIEVHIHALRKKLGQSIIRNVRGVGYVVDKVVDKPA, from the coding sequence ATGCGCATATTGCTAGTCGAAGATGATGCGATGATTGGCCGCAGCGTGCAGCGCGGACTGACGCAGGATGGAATGACGGTCGACTGGCTGATGCACGGCGATGCGGTCGAGCGCGCGTTGCAGGATCATGCATTCGATGCGTTGTTGCTTGATCTCGGGCTGCCCGGAAAATCCGGTCTGCAGATTATTCGCGAAACCCGTGGACACAAGAATCCGCTGCCGATTCTCGTTATCACCGCGCAGGATGCGATCGAGGATCGTATTGCGGGACTCGATGCCGGCGCCGACGACTACCTGACCAAACCCTTCGATCTGAACGAACTCGCAGCAAGGCTGCGAGCGTTGGCGCGGCGCGCCAGCGGACGGGTCGATCCGCAGATCGAGCATGGCAGTTTGCGGCTGAACCCGGCCAGTCACGAGGTCACCTTGCGCGAGCAGCCGGTGCTGCTTTCGGCGCGCGAATTTGCGGTGCTGCACGCGTTGCTGGAACGCCCTGGCCACGTGTTGTCACGCGCCAAGCTCGAAGAAAAACTCTACGGCTGGGGTCACGGCATCGACAGCAACGCGATCGAAGTGCATATCCACGCGCTGCGCAAGAAACTCGGCCAGTCGATCATTCGCAACGTGCGCGGCGTCGGTTATGTGGTGGATAAAGTCGTGGACAAGCCCGCATGA
- the ftsL gene encoding cell division protein FtsL produces MRRAGLFALTVLLLAVIGSAIAVVFERQEGRLQFVELDRLQKERDEMNFEWGRLQIEQATWAENNRIEQIARSQLGMVSPSAAETVIIKR; encoded by the coding sequence ATGAGGCGCGCAGGATTATTTGCGCTGACCGTGTTGCTGCTCGCGGTGATCGGTAGCGCGATTGCGGTGGTGTTCGAGCGGCAGGAAGGTCGACTGCAATTTGTCGAACTGGATCGGCTGCAAAAAGAACGCGATGAAATGAATTTCGAGTGGGGCCGTCTGCAAATTGAGCAGGCGACCTGGGCGGAAAACAACCGAATAGAACAGATTGCACGCAGTCAGCTCGGCATGGTTTCGCCCAGCGCTGCGGAGACGGTCATCATAAAAAGGTGA
- a CDS encoding TolC family protein, translated as MHIFLHQFADNAAFNLRRLLCAALLACSVMTGCARYVDKPIDAHASSLLAPLDPQQISADTKAHPSTLLPVLDIDPTGPWNDMQIGLIAVLTNPGLKAARAQGGIAEAQVFAAGLLPDLQIGISADHPDSVGVVNAYGISAGFDIAALLLHSATRAKAKAAAAEVQKNIAWQEWTVANQARLLARRLPFLQQQQALATDAENTAQNLLGLTTQNVDAGNAKLDDLALRRVALLDTTERAHTLARDIETTRLSLNQTLGATPEQRLPFAAKSIARDFSTLDANSLFETARSERLDLRALRDGYQSQQAETRHAILAQYPMPVLTLNRARDTTPIYSKGASVALTLPLWNRNRGAIAVAEATREQLRIEYESRLHETRAEIATQLTELQRIATQSELLRQQLQQMQPEIQALNNAVQRGDVALVTYETARAAHLDKQIAALALAQAAAEGEVTLELTVGVLLWQ; from the coding sequence ATGCACATTTTCTTGCATCAATTTGCTGATAACGCGGCTTTCAATCTGCGCCGACTTTTGTGCGCGGCCTTGTTAGCTTGCTCCGTGATGACCGGCTGCGCACGTTATGTCGACAAGCCGATTGATGCGCATGCGTCGTCGCTGCTCGCGCCACTCGATCCGCAGCAAATATCGGCCGATACCAAAGCACATCCTTCGACGCTTTTGCCGGTACTCGACATCGACCCCACCGGGCCATGGAACGATATGCAGATCGGTCTGATCGCGGTGCTGACAAACCCCGGCCTCAAGGCGGCGCGAGCGCAAGGCGGCATTGCCGAGGCGCAGGTTTTCGCCGCGGGACTGCTGCCGGATTTGCAGATCGGCATCAGCGCCGATCATCCCGATAGCGTCGGTGTGGTGAATGCGTACGGCATCAGCGCGGGATTCGATATCGCGGCATTGCTGTTGCATTCCGCCACACGCGCGAAGGCGAAAGCCGCCGCGGCCGAAGTGCAGAAAAACATCGCGTGGCAGGAATGGACCGTCGCCAATCAGGCACGTTTGCTGGCGCGGCGTCTGCCGTTTTTGCAACAGCAACAAGCGCTCGCGACGGACGCCGAAAACACCGCGCAAAACCTGCTCGGTCTGACCACACAAAATGTCGATGCGGGCAATGCGAAACTCGACGATCTCGCGCTGCGAAGAGTCGCGCTGCTCGACACGACCGAGCGTGCCCATACGCTGGCGCGCGATATCGAAACCACGCGCCTGTCCTTGAACCAAACCCTCGGCGCGACACCCGAGCAGCGATTGCCTTTTGCGGCTAAATCGATCGCGCGCGATTTTTCGACACTCGACGCCAATAGTCTGTTCGAAACAGCACGCAGCGAGCGCCTTGATCTGCGTGCGCTACGCGACGGTTACCAATCGCAGCAAGCCGAAACGCGCCATGCGATTCTCGCGCAATATCCAATGCCGGTACTTACGCTCAACCGTGCGCGCGACACCACGCCGATCTACAGCAAGGGCGCGAGTGTGGCGCTGACATTGCCGTTGTGGAATCGCAATCGTGGCGCGATCGCGGTCGCCGAAGCGACCCGCGAGCAATTGCGCATCGAGTACGAATCGCGCCTGCATGAAACGCGCGCGGAAATCGCCACGCAGCTCACGGAGCTGCAGCGGATCGCAACGCAATCCGAACTGTTGCGGCAGCAGCTGCAACAGATGCAGCCGGAAATTCAGGCATTGAATAACGCGGTGCAACGCGGCGATGTCGCGCTCGTGACTTACGAAACCGCACGCGCGGCTCATCTCGACAAACAGATTGCCGCCCTCGCCCTCGCGCAGGCCGCGGCGGAAGGTGAAGTCACCCTCGAATTGACGGTCGGAGTTTTGTTATGGCAGTAA
- a CDS encoding Ig-like domain-containing protein — MAFLILCVASNLACADVRNPNPNLTISIIGSDSFNVSAPGVEIPAIFSVRVVDPQGNPIPGLTVEFFTNYSICFAGDPRCVLPPQAMYGHFSDNQSGESVLTDQNGVASAGHTYIGGSVAGTYTVVGGIYYSASAYNAEIMKTGSDPTAFFSINQFAAAPIASIPASGTFGLLLLALAILVATACLKRVF, encoded by the coding sequence TTGGCTTTTCTCATTCTATGCGTAGCCTCCAACTTGGCATGCGCGGACGTCCGCAATCCGAATCCCAATCTCACCATTTCCATCATCGGCAGCGACTCTTTCAATGTAAGCGCGCCGGGCGTGGAAATCCCCGCAATTTTCTCCGTTCGCGTGGTCGATCCACAAGGAAACCCGATTCCTGGACTTACCGTTGAGTTCTTTACGAACTACAGCATCTGCTTTGCGGGAGATCCGCGCTGCGTGCTTCCGCCCCAGGCAATGTACGGACATTTTTCTGACAACCAGTCGGGAGAGAGCGTCCTCACCGACCAGAACGGTGTTGCGTCAGCCGGCCATACTTACATCGGCGGTTCTGTGGCGGGAACATATACCGTTGTCGGCGGCATCTATTACTCAGCCAGCGCGTACAACGCTGAGATTATGAAAACAGGCAGCGATCCGACTGCATTTTTCAGCATCAACCAATTCGCAGCCGCGCCAATTGCGAGCATACCGGCGTCTGGCACGTTCGGTTTGTTGTTACTTGCTCTTGCGATACTCGTGGCAACTGCCTGCCTCAAGCGAGTATTCTGA
- a CDS encoding GrpB family protein codes for MHSVNLVEYRNSWPSQFNEAAVQLALIFAGIPVHIEHIGSTSIPALCAKPVLDILLGVHDLASIESRASGLHVWLLARAWLEHRQWNFSATTFHVESAH; via the coding sequence ATGCATTCCGTCAACCTTGTTGAATACCGGAACTCATGGCCGTCGCAGTTCAACGAGGCAGCAGTACAGCTGGCGCTGATATTCGCAGGCATCCCGGTGCACATTGAGCACATCGGCAGCACGTCGATTCCTGCGCTCTGCGCCAAGCCAGTGCTGGACATTCTGCTTGGCGTGCACGACCTCGCTAGCATCGAGTCACGCGCCTCGGGTCTGCACGTCTGGCTGTTGGCTCGCGCCTGGCTTGAACATCGTCAATGGAATTTTTCTGCAACTACGTTTCACGTCGAATCAGCGCACTGA
- a CDS encoding HEAT repeat domain-containing protein, which yields MRHNRSMRIFLVALLATLGSGRIYAQLKLNDHIFAEPGISVAAYIDRLKDGTTEWQRYNAAAALGELGDRSAVPALIEALGSPSKSVRENALVSLGNLGAVQAIPSMKKLLHDASPDVRANAAYSLAELGAVEAIPEIEALLIDSSPHVQESAHEAIQYLEAHKK from the coding sequence ATGCGTCATAACCGCTCGATGCGAATTTTCCTAGTAGCGCTGCTTGCCACATTGGGAAGCGGTCGCATCTATGCCCAACTTAAGCTCAATGATCACATCTTTGCCGAGCCAGGCATTTCTGTTGCCGCCTACATCGATAGATTGAAAGACGGTACCACCGAGTGGCAGCGTTACAATGCGGCCGCAGCCCTAGGCGAGCTTGGCGATAGATCTGCTGTTCCTGCACTCATCGAGGCGTTGGGCAGTCCGAGTAAATCGGTTAGAGAAAACGCCTTAGTTTCACTGGGTAATCTCGGCGCTGTCCAAGCAATACCAAGCATGAAGAAGCTATTGCATGACGCGTCGCCAGATGTTCGTGCAAACGCAGCATATTCACTTGCGGAGCTGGGAGCAGTCGAAGCGATCCCAGAGATCGAGGCTCTGTTAATAGACAGTTCGCCGCATGTTCAAGAAAGCGCCCACGAAGCTATTCAATACTTGGAGGCGCACAAAAAGTGA
- a CDS encoding serine hydrolase domain-containing protein, translating to MSSGKYRVTTIIVAALLWLPCLGTAANTLDQANALTKQLLQQKMKEQRIPGVQVAIIKDNRIVLSETYGLANVENRVPAKSTTLFPINSATKSFTGVAMMQLVEAGLVDLNAPVSRYLDDLPEAWRGIRIRQLLGHTSGLPDIVDQKGSIGGGTELDAWNAVKKLPLEAAVGDRFAYNQTNYGLLAQIIAKQTKTPYEQYIAEHQFAVAKMPLSTFGDSYDLVPNAATIYATTPRGTLAKDDGNRLSKWIYEIPYSLWAGGGIQTTADEVAHWIIALSNGQLISKAAVQKMWVPEKLNSGADSDWAAGWPVLQTSPHRQIAGIGGARAAFVVYPDDGLAIVVLTNLAGANPQRFIPQIAEFYKQRKSAQ from the coding sequence ATGTCATCTGGAAAGTATCGCGTCACAACGATCATCGTCGCCGCTCTACTGTGGCTGCCTTGCCTTGGCACCGCGGCGAATACATTGGACCAGGCCAACGCACTGACCAAGCAGTTGCTACAGCAGAAGATGAAGGAGCAACGCATACCCGGGGTGCAGGTTGCCATCATCAAGGACAATCGAATCGTGTTGTCCGAAACCTATGGCCTGGCCAACGTCGAGAACCGCGTGCCTGCCAAAAGCACAACTTTGTTTCCGATCAATTCCGCCACCAAGTCATTCACTGGCGTCGCGATGATGCAATTGGTCGAGGCCGGGCTGGTCGATCTGAATGCTCCCGTCTCGCGCTACCTGGACGACCTGCCTGAAGCTTGGCGCGGCATTCGTATTCGTCAACTTCTCGGCCATACCTCGGGCCTGCCGGACATCGTCGACCAGAAAGGCTCGATCGGCGGCGGCACGGAACTGGATGCCTGGAACGCGGTGAAAAAGTTGCCATTGGAAGCAGCGGTTGGCGATCGATTTGCCTACAATCAGACCAACTATGGTTTGTTGGCTCAGATCATTGCGAAACAAACGAAGACGCCCTACGAGCAGTACATCGCCGAGCATCAATTCGCCGTCGCAAAAATGCCCTTGTCGACATTCGGCGACAGCTACGACCTCGTTCCCAATGCAGCGACGATCTACGCCACCACGCCGCGCGGAACCCTGGCGAAGGACGACGGCAACCGCTTGTCGAAATGGATCTACGAGATCCCTTATAGTCTTTGGGCCGGTGGTGGAATCCAAACCACGGCAGATGAAGTAGCGCACTGGATCATCGCGTTATCGAACGGCCAACTGATCAGCAAGGCTGCTGTTCAGAAGATGTGGGTGCCAGAAAAATTGAACAGCGGCGCTGATAGCGATTGGGCTGCTGGATGGCCCGTGCTGCAGACATCTCCCCACCGCCAAATAGCGGGTATCGGTGGCGCCAGAGCCGCATTCGTTGTTTACCCGGATGATGGCTTGGCCATCGTCGTGTTGACCAATCTCGCCGGAGCGAATCCGCAGCGCTTCATTCCGCAAATAGCTGAGTTCTACAAGCAACGTAAGTCGGCGCAATGA
- the mraZ gene encoding division/cell wall cluster transcriptional repressor MraZ, with translation MFQGESAITIDEKNRLAIPTVYRELIASACANRLVFVYNPFEHGCLWLFPVQEWETVRDQVNALSNVKRVHRDLQLKLVGAATPVELDGNGRVLVPASQRTAASIERKVVLLGMDRKFELWSEQAHLAKIRQTIGEDEISDDMLELKL, from the coding sequence GTGTTCCAAGGCGAAAGCGCGATCACGATTGATGAAAAGAACCGTCTGGCGATCCCGACGGTCTACCGGGAGCTGATTGCATCAGCTTGCGCGAATCGTCTTGTGTTCGTCTATAACCCGTTCGAGCACGGCTGCTTGTGGCTGTTTCCCGTGCAGGAGTGGGAAACGGTGCGCGATCAGGTCAACGCATTATCCAACGTCAAGCGTGTGCATCGCGATCTGCAGCTCAAGCTGGTCGGTGCGGCAACACCGGTGGAGCTGGATGGCAATGGTCGCGTGCTGGTGCCGGCCAGTCAGCGTACTGCGGCAAGCATCGAACGGAAAGTGGTGTTGCTCGGCATGGACAGGAAATTCGAGTTGTGGAGTGAGCAAGCCCATCTCGCCAAGATTCGCCAGACCATCGGTGAAGACGAAATCAGCGATGACATGCTGGAACTGAAATTGTAG
- the rsmH gene encoding 16S rRNA (cytosine(1402)-N(4))-methyltransferase RsmH, which yields MSTQGLKHIPVMLQEALDGLGIRPDGCYLDGTFGRGGHAREVLQRLGPQGRLLLMDQDPTAVAVAEKEFGGDARVAIRYGSFAELGNWSATEAGLDGVLLDLGVSSPQLDEAARGFSFQADAPLDMRMNPLAGESAAQWLVRSSEREIAEVLWGYGEERFGRPIARAIVEQRAEMAIETTTQLAELVARVVKKREPGRHPATRTFQALRIQVNAELQALEHGLVGALARLNTGGRLAVISFHSLEDRIVKRFMREQSQAPMTRRGLPPPPETGLKLKLIGGAQFPGDAEVAINPRSRSAVLRVAERLA from the coding sequence ATGAGCACGCAGGGTTTGAAACATATTCCAGTGATGTTGCAAGAAGCGCTCGACGGCCTAGGCATCAGGCCGGACGGCTGTTATCTGGATGGAACGTTTGGTCGCGGCGGGCATGCGCGCGAAGTGTTGCAAAGGCTGGGGCCGCAAGGTCGCTTGCTGCTGATGGACCAGGATCCAACAGCAGTGGCGGTGGCCGAAAAAGAATTTGGTGGCGATGCGCGTGTGGCGATTCGCTACGGCAGTTTCGCCGAGCTGGGCAACTGGAGCGCGACCGAAGCCGGGCTGGATGGTGTGTTGCTGGATCTGGGTGTGTCCTCGCCGCAACTCGACGAGGCGGCGCGCGGATTCAGTTTTCAGGCGGATGCGCCGCTGGATATGCGCATGAATCCATTGGCCGGCGAGAGCGCCGCACAGTGGCTGGTGCGCAGCAGCGAGCGCGAAATCGCCGAGGTGTTGTGGGGTTACGGTGAAGAACGGTTTGGACGTCCGATCGCACGCGCCATTGTTGAGCAGCGTGCCGAGATGGCGATCGAAACCACCACGCAACTGGCCGAGCTGGTGGCGCGTGTGGTGAAAAAACGCGAGCCGGGCAGACACCCGGCCACGCGCACGTTTCAGGCGTTGCGGATTCAGGTGAATGCGGAGTTGCAAGCTCTTGAGCACGGATTGGTAGGTGCGCTCGCGCGGCTCAATACCGGCGGACGTTTAGCGGTGATCAGTTTTCACTCGCTGGAGGATCGTATCGTGAAGCGCTTCATGCGCGAGCAATCCCAGGCGCCAATGACGCGTCGTGGTTTGCCACCGCCGCCGGAAACGGGGTTGAAGTTGAAATTGATTGGCGGCGCGCAGTTTCCGGGCGATGCCGAGGTGGCGATAAACCCGCGTTCACGCAGTGCGGTGTTGCGTGTGGCGGAGCGGCTGGCATGA